The genomic stretch GGTCGTACTTCCAATGGAAGTACCTTTTAAGAGGACAGTTGCCCCTAAGAGTGTTTCACCGTTGACCACATCCTTGACCACACCACTGATGGTATATTTGGTCTGTGCAAAAAAGAATAACGGACACAACAGAATCACCACAAATAAGGCCTGTCTTTTTTTGGACCTGAAGGGTTTTAATCGCTTTGTTTTTGTCATAATTGTTAGATGTTTTTTGATTAAGGTTTTCATTCAACCGGGGTAAAATTAGACCTGCATCCAAAGCGATTAAAATGAAGTAGGTCTTGAATCCGCTTTCAGTACCTGTTTATAGTGATAATGAATTTAAACAACTGATTTTTAGGTTGTTAAAATCGATGGACAGTATGCTTTCAAAAGGTTCTAAATGCGCTTTTCGTACTTGGAAAGATGCCAAGAGTACCATTTGGGAATGTTTTTTGTTTTTGGCGAAGTGAAAATTGATAGGTTCAGGTTTTGGCTCAATAACCGTAGGAATGCAAAAAAAACGTTGCAGATTGGGCAAAACCAGATGGGCTATCGATTTCTAGGTAAAGAAAGAATTCTTTAGTTAAAGAAATGAGGAGGCTTCTTTGATTACTTTGAGGTTATTAAAAGCGGGGGTAGGGACTGATCCTTCTATTAGGAATTACGAATAAGGGTAAGATCTAAATTATTGAGGGCAACGTCTTTTTAAACTCACTGGGGGTAACTCCGTATATTTTTTTAAATGTAGTGTTGAAAGAGGATTTGGATTTGAAACCCACTTCGTTGGCAATGCCCATGATGGAATAATTCTTGAACTTTTCATCTTTGAGACATTCCACAAATTCTTCAGCCCTGTACTTGTTCATGTAGTCCTGAAAATTTGATTTTAAGTACACGTTCAAGACTTCGGATAGGTACTGTCTTGGGATACCCATTCGTTGCGCCACTTGGTTGACCGTTAGGTTACTATTGATATAAAGCTTCTCTTTATCCATAAGCTTCAAGAATTCCCTTTTATAGGCCTCTGCCTTGGATTTAGTGAGACTTGAAGTTTTATAGGCCTTGATATCGGCCTTTGGAAGTACGGATGTTGGGGACACGACCAGCTTAAATAGGATCATGTAGAGCAATACCGCAGATATTCCAATAATGCCATAACTTTCCAAGAAGGAAAAATTATCGTGGCTGCTCGTTACTATAAATGAAACTTCGTCTATTAAGTTCAGAAAAGCATAGGGCACTATAAAGAACAGCATCCATCGTTCCGTTTTGTTTTTGATGATCGTATAGATGGTATACCCTAAATAGACCAATAGGGTTACGCCTGCCAGAATTTCACCTATCATTAACCATATGTTCTTACCTAAGCCGTTAACGTCATCTATGATTTGGAGCGTGATAAAGAACACATACGGAATAAAATAGAGAAAATCCCTGTTTTGGAACTTATCTTGTTTGGAATGGTGATACTTTATCAGTAAAAAAAACAGTGTGATAATCAAAGGGGATTGGAAAAAATACCAATTCGCATTGGGAAAAAATAGATTGAAATCATCATCTCCGACAATGTTCAAAAGCATTGCAACAATGGACCCAAGAAGCAGTAAGAAATTTACCCGCTTGTAACTTTCTTGTTTGACCAGCAGAACGCTTAAAAGAAATAGGCCCTGAATAAGGGCGATTATTTGAATTATTTCCAACATAAATAATGGAGCACTTTCTTCGAATAGGCTAAAATAATTCAATAAAAAACGAATATCGATTGAAAATTTATAAAAGAATGCCAAAATTTAACATTTGGCCACGAGCTTGCTTGCAAATCAATTTTCTTAAACTATCGTGCGGATTTTCAGATTCATACCTTTTTTAGGTAACGAAAATTTTGAAGAATGAGTATTGTTAGGTATCAATATTTTTTCGATTTGAACTTACGGATTTAATTTGTTTCAGATGGCTGAGTGTCGGTTCCGCTTTTCAGGGTAGATAATCAATGCTTTGAAATAAAATTGTTTTGAGTATAAATAATAAAGCTAATTAAATTGCAAACCAAAAACTAGAATATTATTACTATTTTTATTGATAGTTAGGCACAATAAAATTGTGTTCAAAAGTTGTTTTTTGCTTTCCGTGTTCTTAACGGGAATGGCCTTAAGATTAGGGTGTTAAAACATTGATATTTAAATACTTATAAAACGGATGTGGTTTCTGCCACCCCGACGAACCACTAAATAGGTGGTATTAAAGCACTGTCAATCAGTAGATTAACAGTGCTTTTTGTTTTTTATGCATTCATCTGATTTCAAATAAAACCAAATAAAAGGTGTAGAGTTCGGTGAATGGTTCGGTACGTTTATTGTGCATAATTTAACTACAGTTCATTGGCAGCTTCCGGCCAAGAGCAGTTATTAGAAGCAAATTTGCTACTTGGTGGAGGGTAGGCTTTTAAAATCCGTCCCAACGTATTGTATTACAATCAATTGCAGAATGTTTGGAAACTAAGATAGCAGCAATTGTTGTTATCTATTGTGGTAAAATGCTATTATTTTTTATGGGGATAATTCATGCAATTGTATTTCGTTGGAATATATTAATGCGATTATCATCAATATCTAAAATCAATGTACAAAGAAGGCTATCCTCGGCTAAATACCGCATCTTCCATACAAAATTAACTCCTTTAGCTTCAAGTTCCTTCGTTGTTGCTTCCAAATCCTCTACATGAAACACTAACGCCTTTGAACCAATTACTGTAAGTGCGGTATCAGTTTTAGAATCTTTTTGAATTGCCTCAATCAATTGGTTATTTGAGTTTTCGATCATTTCAATTTTCATACCTGCTCCTTCCATAAAAGCCATTTCGACCTTTCCTTCTGGAATTGGAATGGATTGTTTCATTACTAATTCAAATCCTAGATTATTGGAGTACCATTTTATTGAATCGTCAATGTTAGAGACTACAAAGGCCATATTGTAGAATGCTAATGTTTCTAATCCTTCTTTTGATTTTTTGCTGTTTTTCATCTTGACATTTAAATTTTATGTTCAATACAAAACTACATTTTAACTTTTAAAAAGCAAGTTAAAAAATAATTAACTTTTAATTTCAAAGTTAAAATATGTGTGATTTAATATATTTGAAGAATGAAAATGAAATCACATTGTCCCATAAACTACTCTCTGGAGCACTTTGGAGATAGATGGTCTTTACTAATTATCAGAGATTTAATGTTTAATGGAAAAAGGCACTACAATGAATTTTTAGAATCAGGAGAAAAAATTTCTACAAGTGTTTTGGGAGACCGATTAAAACACTTGGAAGAAACCGGTATTATTAGTAAGGAAATAGATAGCGTCAAAAAGTCAAGAATTAGATACAGCCTTACCGAAAAGGGAATAAGTATGCTCCCGATTATGTTGGATATGGTTATGTGGGGTGGTCTATACGATAGTGAAAGTGATGTTAACAATGTTTTTTTGACTCAAGTGAATAATGAAAGAGAGTTGTTGATAAAATCAACACGAGAGCGACTGGAAAAGGAACATTTGGAAAAATCTAACTTATAAGAATCTATGGTTGACAAAAATCTTGAACCGATAAGAATAGTCTTCGAAGAAAAAATTCCAATGCACAAATTTTTAGGGTTAAAAGTAAAAGTTCTAAAAAAGAATTATGCAAAAATTAATATTCCTTTCAGGCAAGAATTAATTGGCGATTTTAGAAACAATCGTTGGCACGGAGGCATTATTGCTGCTATACTAGATGCTGTCGGAGGGCTTGTAGGTGCTACACTTATAACATCTTCTGAAGATAAATTAGCGACCATAGATTTAAGAGTAGATTATTTAAAAGGTGCCAAGGCCCAAGACATTACCGTAGAGGGTACAACTGTTAAACTTGGGAATAGAATATTGGTGACACAAATGAAAGCTTTTCAGAATGGCCAATTCATAGCTGAAGGAAAAGGCGTCTATAGTTTAATTAGAAACAATTAAATTAAAGGCAATAGGCCATGGGAATTTGTGAACATTTTCCATCAAGCGTAAACTTCCCCAAAATATGCACACAACCATTTTCAATTTCTCCCATCATTGACCCAACGAATAATTTTTAAAATTAAAATGAAAAAGATGTATTCAAGAACTATTGCAATGATGTTTTTAATGGTAGGATTTTGGTCCTGTAATTCGGATGACGAAACCAATTGTCCGGAGGATTTTACAGGTTCCCTGGGAACTGGCGAGGAAGTATTGGTAGGGAAATGGCAACTTAAGGCCATCAAGGCCGAAGAAGCGCTTGATTTGACGGATGATGATACCGACAACCCTTCAAAAGACCTGTTCGCTCAATACAGTGCATGTCAAAAGGATGCATTCTATACTTTTGAAACGGATAGGACGTATGCCTATGAACAAGGCAAAACAGCTGAGGACTGTGAGAATACCTTTAGTTCGGATGGAACGTGGAGGTTTGCGTCGAACACGCTGAACCTTGTCTCATCTTGTAGTGTTCAAAGCACCGGTTTGGAACTTAACGAGGACTTTACCGAGTTTACGTTTTCTGTCGATTATAAGATTTCTGAAGTGGATGGAAGCGTAGTACAGACCACTTTGGACTTTACCTATGCCTTGCTTGACGAATAAAGGGTTAATCACAGATTTTTTTGATAAGGATTTGCCTAAATCAGCTTAACTTTTTTAAGAGGTTAAATCAATCCAGAGGGGCTAGCCCCTCTGGATTTTATTTTTTGTGAAGTCAGGTGTTTCCATGTCACATGCCTTATACGATAGAATTACGCACCATGACTCAAGCCACCCAGACGGATTTCACATTGACGAATTCCCGAATACCATAACTGGAAAGCTCCCTTCCATAGCCACTGTTCTTGATGCCTCCGAAGGGCAGCCTAGGGTCTGAAGCCACCAATTTATTGACAAAGCTACTGCCCGCTTCAAGTTCCAATGCCACTCTTTCGCCACGTTCCCTATCCGATGTGAGCACTCCCGACCCGAGACCAAATTGGGAGGTATTGGCCAATGCAATGGCTTCATGCTCGTCCTTAACCCTGATTACAGCGGCCACGGGACCAAAAAGTTCATTGTCAAAAGCTTCCATTCCGGGATGTACATCTGCCAAGATGGTGGCAGGATAGTAAGCTCCCTTTCCTTCCGGGATTTTTCCCCCAAGTAAAAGTCGACCACCTTGGGCAATGGTTTTTGTGACCTGTTCGTGTATTTCATCGCGCAAATCCACTCTCGCCATTGGTCCATAATAGGTGGATTCGTCCATGGGGTCTCCCATTTTAGCATTTGCCATTTTGGTGGTGAACATCTTCAGGAACGCATCGTAAATGGCGTCGAGGACAATAAAACGTTTGGCCGCTATACAGGTTTGCCCGTTGTTCTGCAATCTTCCCAGCACTGCAAGATCTGTTGCTTCTTCAAGGTCCACATCATCCAGAACGATATAGGCATCGCTTCCGCCAAGTTCCAAAACCGTTTTTTTCAAATTGGCACCGGCAACGGTTGCGACCGACCGTCCTGCTGGGTCACTTCCTGTAAGGGTAACTGCCACGATACTTTTATCCTCTATAACCCCTTTGACATCTTTGGCATTGATGTTCAGATTGGTAAATACGCCTTCTGGAAATCCCGCTTTTATAAAGGCATCTTCCAAGGCAAATGCACATCCCTGCACATTGGAGGCGTGTTTCAAAACCCCGGTGTTCCCGGCCATAAGTGCAGGTGCAGCAAAGCGGATGACTTGGTAAAACGGGAAGTTCCAAGGCATCACGGCCAGAATGACTCCCATGGACTGAAACGTAACATAACTCTTTTTCGCCTCGGTATCCACTGTTTCCTTTCCAAGAAACCTTTCCACATTATCCGCATAAAAGCGGCATACCCAAGCACATTTTTCAATTTCCTTTCTTGCCTGTACAATGGTTTTTCCCATTTCGGTCGTGGCCAACCGGGCATAGGCTTCTTTGTTTTCCTCGAAGTGATCGGCAAGCGCATGCATGTGTTGCGACCGTTCCGTAAAGCTTGTTTGTTTCCAAGAAGTGTAGGCTTTCCTGGCCAAAGCTATCTTTTCTTTAGCTTTTGAAATCGCTATTCTTTCGTATTCGTTTATATTTTCCCCGGTCGCAGGGTTGATCGTTATTGCGTTGCTCATCATATTTTTATTTAAGTTCACTGGAATATTGTTTTATCAACTTGTTCAAAATCTCATGGTTAAGGGAATAATCTATGGCCAGATCAATAAGATGGACCCCTTTGGAATTCATGGTGTTTTTCAAGGTTTGCTGGAATTCTGCTACCGAACCTGGTCGATAGCCTTTGGCACCAAAACTTTCGGCATATGTTACAAAGTCAGGGTTTCCATAGTCCAAACCAAATTTCTTGAATCCTAGATCCTCCTGCTTCCACTGAATCATGCCATAGGCATTATCGTTCAAAATGATGACGATCAGGTCAAGTTGCATGCGTATTGCGGTTTCCAATTCCTGGGAGTTCATCATAAATCCTCCATCCCCGTTTATGGATATCACCTTTTTATCCGGATGTAACTGCTTTGCTATCAAGGCCGATGGCAAACCGGCTCCCATGGTCGCCAAAGCATTGTCCAGGAGCAAGCTATTTTGTACATAGGCCGGGTAATTCCGGGCAAACCATATTTTATACATCCCATTGTCCAAAGTGACAATACCATCATCCGGGAGCACATCACGTATGATTTTTACCAAACGCTGGGGTAAAATGGGAAAGCGATCGTCCTCTCCGTAGGTTGTCAGCCGCTCCTTGACGTTTGCTTTTATTTGGAGAAAGAAATCCATATTCCAACTGTTGGCCATGGGTTTTAACTTCTCGGTCAATTGGGAGACACTATGGGCAATATCTCCTATAACATTCAACTGGGGGAAGTAGACCTCATCTATTTCTGCCGGAAAAAAATTGAGGTGAATCACTTTGCGATTGTCCTCAGGTTGCATAAAAAATGGGGGTTTTTCAATGGTATCGTGCCCAACGTTGATAATAAGGTCCGCTTTTTTAATGGCCTCGTGTAAAAAATCGTGATCGGACAACGCAGCTGTTCCTAGGTATAGTGGATGGCGTTCGTCAATAATTCCTTTTCCCATTTGGGTATTGAAAAAAGGAATCCCCAAGGTCTCAACAAATTGTGTAAGCGCAATACTTGCCCTTTTTCTATTGGCCCCTGCACCAATAAGTACGATGGGCCGTTTCGCCCTTTCAATCATATCGGCAGCCTGTTGCACGGTATTGTCACCGGCATAGGGAATCTTAAAATCGACCACCTCAAATATCCTAGGGTTTTGCACCTCCTCTTCTGCAATGTCCTCGGGAAGCTCAATATGAACCGCTCCGGGTCTTTCCTCTTGGGCCAACCGAAATGCTTCCCTAACGATGGAAGGGATATGGGAACCATGGGTGACCTGCCTGGTATACTTGGTGAGCGGGTTCATCATTTTGACGACATCCAGAATTTGAAATTTTCCCTGCTTGCTCTTTTTGATGGGCTTTTGCCCGGTGATCATCACCATGGGCATGGCCCCCAATTGGGCATAGGCAGCAGAAGTCACTAAATTGGTGGCACCGGGACCGAGCGTAGAGAGACAGACCCCGGCCTTACCGGTCAACCTGCCATACGTTGCAGCCATAAATCCGGCACCCTGTTCGTGCCTTGTAAGGACCAACTCGATTTTTTCGGATTTTCTTATGGACTCCAAAAAGGCTAGATTTTCCTCTCCTGGAAGGCCAAAAATATATTCAACTCCCTCGTTTTCCAAAGCTTTGATAAATAGGTCTGATGCTTTCATTGTTCTTCGAATATCAATTTAGGTACACAGATCTGTTGTGTAAGGTGAACATACGTACTTTCACCGTAATGCCAATATATTTTTCTTTCATTTTTTTGCCCGTAAAATTGATTTTGATTTATTTATGGCCGTACCACAATTTTCCCAACGGTTCTACCGGTCTCCTGTTGTTGATGGGCCTCCTGTACCTGATCAAAACCATAGGTCTTGAAAATGTGCGGTCTCAGGATGCCCTGTTCCAAGAACGATGCTATCTGTTCCATGTCCCCGCCATTGGATTCCACCAGGATGAAATACCCTTTTACCCCTTTGCCCGCTGCCCTAGCGGTCACTTCCTCGTTCAGGCCGGTTGGGATGCTGATGATCGTACCGCCTTCCTTGGTCACTTCCAGGGAACGGTCGATGTTTTCACCTCCAATGGTATCGAGGACAAAATCAAATTCCCTGGGGTGTGCGCCCCAATCGTAGCCGTTATGGTCAATGTGGCCATCGGCTCCCAGGCCCAGTACAAAATCCCTGTTTTTTGCAGAGGATGTGCCGACCACCGTTGCCCCCAAATGTTTGGCGATCTGGACCGCGATGTGTCCCACTCCCCCGGAAGCGGCATGGATAAGGACCTTTTGGCCTTTCTGGACCTTGGCGTTGGAGACCAGGGCCTGCCAAGCGGTCAGGGCCACCAAGGTCGTTGCGGCGGCCTCTTCATGGGTGGTTCTGGGGTTTGAGTGCGAGCTGTGATGCCGGGGCCGCTACATATTCCGCATAGGCCCTGCCATGCCCGGGAAAGTTCACCATCCCGAACACCTCGTCGCCGA from Flagellimonas oceani encodes the following:
- a CDS encoding NAD-dependent succinate-semialdehyde dehydrogenase → MSNAITINPATGENINEYERIAISKAKEKIALARKAYTSWKQTSFTERSQHMHALADHFEENKEAYARLATTEMGKTIVQARKEIEKCAWVCRFYADNVERFLGKETVDTEAKKSYVTFQSMGVILAVMPWNFPFYQVIRFAAPALMAGNTGVLKHASNVQGCAFALEDAFIKAGFPEGVFTNLNINAKDVKGVIEDKSIVAVTLTGSDPAGRSVATVAGANLKKTVLELGGSDAYIVLDDVDLEEATDLAVLGRLQNNGQTCIAAKRFIVLDAIYDAFLKMFTTKMANAKMGDPMDESTYYGPMARVDLRDEIHEQVTKTIAQGGRLLLGGKIPEGKGAYYPATILADVHPGMEAFDNELFGPVAAVIRVKDEHEAIALANTSQFGLGSGVLTSDRERGERVALELEAGSSFVNKLVASDPRLPFGGIKNSGYGRELSSYGIREFVNVKSVWVA
- a CDS encoding acetolactate synthase large subunit is translated as MKASDLFIKALENEGVEYIFGLPGEENLAFLESIRKSEKIELVLTRHEQGAGFMAATYGRLTGKAGVCLSTLGPGATNLVTSAAYAQLGAMPMVMITGQKPIKKSKQGKFQILDVVKMMNPLTKYTRQVTHGSHIPSIVREAFRLAQEERPGAVHIELPEDIAEEEVQNPRIFEVVDFKIPYAGDNTVQQAADMIERAKRPIVLIGAGANRKRASIALTQFVETLGIPFFNTQMGKGIIDERHPLYLGTAALSDHDFLHEAIKKADLIINVGHDTIEKPPFFMQPEDNRKVIHLNFFPAEIDEVYFPQLNVIGDIAHSVSQLTEKLKPMANSWNMDFFLQIKANVKERLTTYGEDDRFPILPQRLVKIIRDVLPDDGIVTLDNGMYKIWFARNYPAYVQNSLLLDNALATMGAGLPSALIAKQLHPDKKVISINGDGGFMMNSQELETAIRMQLDLIVIILNDNAYGMIQWKQEDLGFKKFGLDYGNPDFVTYAESFGAKGYRPGSVAEFQQTLKNTMNSKGVHLIDLAIDYSLNHEILNKLIKQYSSELK
- a CDS encoding hotdog fold thioesterase: MVDKNLEPIRIVFEEKIPMHKFLGLKVKVLKKNYAKINIPFRQELIGDFRNNRWHGGIIAAILDAVGGLVGATLITSSEDKLATIDLRVDYLKGAKAQDITVEGTTVKLGNRILVTQMKAFQNGQFIAEGKGVYSLIRNN
- a CDS encoding DUF5004 domain-containing protein → MYSRTIAMMFLMVGFWSCNSDDETNCPEDFTGSLGTGEEVLVGKWQLKAIKAEEALDLTDDDTDNPSKDLFAQYSACQKDAFYTFETDRTYAYEQGKTAEDCENTFSSDGTWRFASNTLNLVSSCSVQSTGLELNEDFTEFTFSVDYKISEVDGSVVQTTLDFTYALLDE
- a CDS encoding VOC family protein; protein product: MKNSKKSKEGLETLAFYNMAFVVSNIDDSIKWYSNNLGFELVMKQSIPIPEGKVEMAFMEGAGMKIEMIENSNNQLIEAIQKDSKTDTALTVIGSKALVFHVEDLEATTKELEAKGVNFVWKMRYLAEDSLLCTLILDIDDNRINIFQRNTIA
- a CDS encoding NADP-dependent oxidoreductase, which translates into the protein MALTAWQALVSNAKVQKGQKVLIHAASGGVGHIAVQIAKHLGATVVGTSSAKNRDFVLGLGADGHIDHNGYDWGAHPREFDFVLDTIGGENIDRSLEVTKEGGTIISIPTGLNEEVTARAAGKGVKGYFILVESNGGDMEQIASFLEQGILRPHIFKTYGFDQVQEAHQQQETGRTVGKIVVRP
- a CDS encoding winged helix-turn-helix transcriptional regulator, with translation MKMKSHCPINYSLEHFGDRWSLLIIRDLMFNGKRHYNEFLESGEKISTSVLGDRLKHLEETGIISKEIDSVKKSRIRYSLTEKGISMLPIMLDMVMWGGLYDSESDVNNVFLTQVNNERELLIKSTRERLEKEHLEKSNL
- a CDS encoding helix-turn-helix domain-containing protein, producing the protein MLEIIQIIALIQGLFLLSVLLVKQESYKRVNFLLLLGSIVAMLLNIVGDDDFNLFFPNANWYFFQSPLIITLFFLLIKYHHSKQDKFQNRDFLYFIPYVFFITLQIIDDVNGLGKNIWLMIGEILAGVTLLVYLGYTIYTIIKNKTERWMLFFIVPYAFLNLIDEVSFIVTSSHDNFSFLESYGIIGISAVLLYMILFKLVVSPTSVLPKADIKAYKTSSLTKSKAEAYKREFLKLMDKEKLYINSNLTVNQVAQRMGIPRQYLSEVLNVYLKSNFQDYMNKYRAEEFVECLKDEKFKNYSIMGIANEVGFKSKSSFNTTFKKIYGVTPSEFKKTLPSII